The nucleotide sequence CGCAAATGTGCCAGCAGTCCGATGAGTAACACCTTGCTACTGGCACATAGAGGTTAACTAAGTAATATCAACCACCGCTTAGGCCAAATGCGAATAGCGGAGAGAGTAGGGGATCCTGATCCTACTGGACGGTGATCTTACCCGTCATACCTGCACCACGGTGGGGTGCGCAGTAGTAGGAGTAGGTACCCGCTTCATCAAAGGTGACGCTGTACTCTTCGCCCGGAGAAAACATCAGTTGGTCGTGGGAGTACTTTTCGCCAGAACCTTCAAACATGATGTTGTGGGGAGGAAGTTTGTTGTTCACCCAGGTTACGGTGTCGCCTGCTTTGATGGTCAGGTTCGCAGGTTCAAAGGCTAGCATGCCGCTGTCTGCGCCCATTTTGACGGTGAAGGTCTCAGCAGAAGCCGGAGCTACTGCCATCAAGAACGTGGTTGCGACCAGTGCGATCGCACACAGAGCCACTTTCAGGGTCTGTGATAGGGAGGTAAAGAATCTCATAATTCGTTTCTAAACGCTACGGTTTGCGATTAACGCTTTAGATATGATTCTACAGCCGATGCAACCACTTCATAGCGATTCGGCAAAGTGGCTTTTAATCAGATCAATAAAATTAGCTGCGGTGGGAGTATTCTGACTTCGTAAATGCTTGGGTGTTGCTGAACAGAAGTATGATTTTCGTGCTTAAGTCTTTCTCAGCCCTCTCCCACAGGAGAGGGAATCAGAGGTTTAGTGCCCTTCTCCTGCGGGAGAAGGGTTGGGAATGAGGGCAATTCATAGCCGCATTCAGCAACGCCAATGCTTGGTCTAAAATTCTCCGGTTCCCCATCCTGGCGCTTTTTGGCTGGCACGCAGAATGAAAGCAGCCAGATTTTCGACCTC is from Synechococcales cyanobacterium T60_A2020_003 and encodes:
- a CDS encoding plastocyanin; the encoded protein is MRFFTSLSQTLKVALCAIALVATTFLMAVAPASAETFTVKMGADSGMLAFEPANLTIKAGDTVTWVNNKLPPHNIMFEGSGEKYSHDQLMFSPGEEYSVTFDEAGTYSYYCAPHRGAGMTGKITVQ